One window from the genome of Xiphophorus hellerii strain 12219 chromosome 16, Xiphophorus_hellerii-4.1, whole genome shotgun sequence encodes:
- the spag9a gene encoding sperm associated antigen 9a isoform X4 — MELEDGVVYQDDPGTSAMMSERVSGLASSIYREFERLIGKYDEDVVKELMPLVVAVLENLDSVFADNQEHEVELELLKEDNEQLITQYEREKALRKHAEEKFIEFEDTHEQEKKDLQNHVDRMESHSRQLELKIKNYADQISRLEERELEVKKEYNSLHQRHSEMIHNYMEHVERIKLQQINETSESTTGGRVRRERPLSLGIFPSSGGASVIIPDSHTRVETPGTEGWRFTDSAQLCSNTSLKQLDFVDPQKEREGKRAQDPAWGKSLADDYKDELSNIAGSKLATPISSTLADIQREDGDSKSTEVQVAPGTRSISVGLPDNEENTEVQDIIESTPELDMDLISYKPCSTPTKGIENLAFDRNTDSLFEELSSAGTGLIGDVDEGADLLVEYSGMGREVENLIQENSQLLETKNALNVVNKDLILKVDELTCEKEVLQGEMEALVLAKNKMEEKNRELEDELKKVRQEIEEVKQKSKDEEDSEVPTAQRKRFTRVEMARVLMERNQYKERLMELQEAVRWTEMIRASRENPALTEKKKSSIWQFFSRLFSSSSSSSAMKTVEDPSKLKYNSPGSLVKRSSTFSQFPTEKSKIFDFMNEGTEQCSSPSHKEKKKAQYRQVKAHMQKEDGRVTVHGWSLPGKHKVANGGQMENKMNLPVPVYLRPLDQKDASMKLWCAAGVNLSGGRMVSSLEVSKQIKGSQSSLDQLEQENKQEKGEKEPIVQDEMSSRVWVCMSTSSSTKVMVVDATQPTELLDSFYACNTHVICIASVPGVLDSDYPAGEEVPQDPEASQGDGVSLAGSVASVGSTGSDGTAAADGVTAVPQTASSGVNEQPAEYSATSGSVELSRETSPTEDGVPTAEEATEATEANAGVGEEGEEDQGADPNQPGIYTEHVFTDPLGVGPTDSCPAEAQRGSGQDGELSLPEAMETSDSEVLRMSSALPTMWLGAQNGCLYVHSSVARWRKCLHAIKLKDSILGIVHVKGRVLVALADGTLAIFHRGTDGQWDLTNYHLLDLGRPHHSIRCMTVVHDKVWCGYRNKIYVIQPKAMRIEKSFDAHPRKESQVRQLAWVGDGIWVSIRLDSTLRLFHAHTYQHLQDVDIEPYVSKMLGTGKLGFSFVRITALVVSCTRLWVGTGNGVIISIPLSEANKTTGIVPNRPGSAVRVYSDDCSEGAVPCSFVPYCSMAHAQLCFHGHRDAVKFFVTVPGQAMPPPGSADSGSDDPPSESSDTANSEPKTFLVMSGGEGYIDFRIGDEGSELDGLSEQAGSQPVAPAKAERSHLIVWQVATPHD; from the exons atggagctggaagacggAGTTGTGTACCAGGACGACCCGGGGACATCTGCGATGATGTCGGAGCGGGTCTCGGGCCTGGCCAGCTCCATCTACCGCGAGTTCGAGAGGCTCATCGGGAAGTACGACGAGGACGTGGTGAAGGAGCTGATGCCGCTGGTGGTGGCCGTGCTGGAGAACCTGGACTCGGTGTTCGCGGACAACCAGGAGCACGAAgtggagctggagctgctgaagGAGGACAACGAGCAGCTCATCACCCAGTACGAGCGGGAGAAAGCGCTGAGGAAACATGCGGAGGAG AAGTTCATTGAATTTGAAGACACTCAtgagcaggagaagaaggaCCTGCAGAACCATGTGGACCGGATGGAGTCTCATTCACGGCAACTGGAACTCAAAATCAAGAACTATGCAGACCAGA TCAGCAGGCTGGAAGAGCGAGAGCTGGAAGTGAAGAAGGAATACAACTCTCTGCATCAGCGGCACTCCGAG ATGATCCATAATTACATGGAGCATGTGGAGAGAATCAAATTGCAGCAGATAAATGAAACATCAGAGTCTACGACTGGTGGCCGGGTCAG GAGAGAACGGCCTCTTTCTTTAGGGATTTTCCCCTCCTCTGGCGGAGCATCTGTGATAATCCCAGATTCCCACACCAGAGTGGAGACTCCAGGCACAGAGGGCTGGAGGTTTACTGACTCAGCTCAGCTGTGCTCCAACACTAGTCTGAAG CAGTTGGACTTTGTCGACCCCCAAAAGGAAAGGGAGGGTAAGAGAGCGCAGGACCCTGCTTGGGGAAAATCACTGGCAGACGACTACAAG GATGAACTGTCAAACATCGCTGGCTCCAAACTGGCAACGCCGATATCATCCACGCTTGCAGACATACAGAGAGAAGATGGGGACAGTAAGAGTACAGAGGTCCAGGTTGCACCAGGAACCAGATCCATATCAGTCG GTTTGCCTGACAATGAGGAAAACACAGAGGTGCAGGACATTATTGAGTCCACACCAGAGCTGGACATGGATCTGATTTCTTACAAACCCTGCAG CACTCCCACGAAAGGTATCGAAAACCTGGCATTTGACCGAAACACAGACTCCCTGTTTGAGGAGCTGTCGTCTGCAGGCACGGGGCTCATAGGAGACGTAGACGAAGGGGCCGACCTGCTGG TGGAGTACTCTG GAATGGGTCGCGAAGTCGAGAATCTAATCCAAGAAAATTCACAGCTGCTTGAGACAAA gaaTGCTCTGAATGTGGTTAATAAAGACTTGATCCTGAAAGTGGATGAGTTGACCTGTGAGAAAGAGGTGCTGCAGGGAGAGATGGAGGCTTTGGTACTGGcaaaaaacaagatggaggagaaaaacagagagtTGGAGGATGAACTGAAAAA AGTGAGACAGGAAATAGAGGAAGTGAAGCAGAAAAGCAAGGATGAAGAAGAT AGTGAGGTTCCAACAGCTCAGAGGAAACGCTTCACCAGGGTGGAAATGGCCAGAGTGTTGATGGAGAGGAATCAGTACAAGGAGCGGCTGATGGAGCTCCAGGAAGCTGTGAGGTGGACGGAGATGATCAG GGCTTCGAGAGAAAATCCGGCtctcacagaaaaaaagaaatcgaGCATCTGGCAGTT CTTCAGCAGACTGTTtagctcctcctccagctcctcggCCATGAAGACCGTCGAAGATCCGTCCAAATTAAAGTACAACTCCCCAGGCAGCCTGGTGAAGAGGAGCAGCACCTTCTCACAGTTCCCCACTGAGAAGTCCAAGATATTTGACTTCATGAATGAAGG AACGGAGCAGTGCAGCTCACCCTCGCacaaggagaagaagaaagccCAGTACCGACAGGTTAAGGCCCACATGCAGAAAGAGGACGGCCGGGTTACTGTGCATGGATGGAGCCTGCCGGGCAAACACAAG GTTGCAAATGGAGGgcagatggaaaacaaaatgaacttaCCTGTCCCAGTCTACCTGCGACCTTTGGACCAGAAAGATGCTTCTATGAAG CTGTGGTGCGCTGCAGGGGTCAACCTGTCTGGGGGTCGGATGGTTTCCTCCTTAGAGGTATCGAAGCAGATAAAGGGATCCCAGAGCAGCCTGGACCAGCTGGAGCAAGAGAACAAG CAGGAGAAAGGGGAGAAGGAGCCGATAGTCCAGGATGAGATGTCCAgtcgtgtgtgggtgtgcatgaGCACCAGTTCCTCCACTAAAGTCATGGTAGTGGATGCCACCCAGCCCACTGAGCTGCTTGACAGCTTCTACGCCTGCAACACACATGTGATTTGCATCGCTAGCGTACCGG GAGTGTTGGATTCAGATTACCCTGCAGGGGAGGAGGTCCCCCAGGACCCAGAGGCCAGTCAAGGGGATGGGGTTTCGCTGGCCGGCAGCGTGGCCAGTGTGGGCTCAACGGGCAGCGACGGGACGGCGGCAGCTGATGGTGTCACCGCCGTTCCTCAGACGGCGAGCTCAGGTGTCAATGAGCAGCCAGCGGAGTACAGCGCCACTTCAGGCTCAG TTGAATTGTCCAGAGAGACAAGCCCAACAGAGGATGGGGTCCCTACTGCCGAAGAGGCAACAGAAGCGACGGAGGCCAACGCCGGTGTTGgtgaggaaggagaggaggatCAGGGAGCAGATCCAAACCAGCCGGGGATTTACACTGAACACGTGTTTACAGACCCTCTGGGGGTGGGGCCCACTGACTCCTGTCCTGCTGAAGCACAGAG GGGTTCTGGGCAGGACGGTGAGCTTTCCCTACCAGAAGCCATGGAAACGTCAGATAGTGAAGTCCTGAGGATGAGCAGCGCTCTTCCAACCATGTGGCTGGGAGCTCAGAACGGATG CCTGTATGTCCACTCGTCTGTGGCTCGATGGAGAAAGTGTCTTCATGCCATCAAGCTCAAAGACTCCATCCTCGGCATTGT GCATGTTAAAGGGAGGGTGCTGGTAGCTTTGGCTGATGGGACATTAGCAATTTTCCACAGAGGAACTG ACGGTCAGTGGGATCTGACCAACTACCACCTGTTGGATTTGGGGCGGCCGCATCACTCTATCCGCTGCATGACGGTAGTCCATGACAAGGTGTGGTGTGGCTACAGAAATAAGATCTACGTCATCCAGCCCAAAGCCATGAGGATAGAG aaatctttTGATGCTCATCCTCGAAAAGAGAGTCAGGTGCGCCAACTGGCTTGGGTTGGAGACGGCATCTGGGTGTCCATCCGACTGGATTCAACCCTGCGCTTGTTTCACGCCCACACCTACCAGCACCTGCAAGACGTGGACATTGAGCCTTACGTCAGCAAAATGCTGG GTACCGGTAAACTGGGCTTCTCTTTTGTGAGAATCACAGCTCTGGTGGTTTCCTGCACCCGACTGTGGGTGGGAACAGGAAATGGAGTCATCATCTCCATCCCATTATCTGAAG CTAATAAGACCACAGGTATAGTGCCAAATCGCCCTGGCAGTGCTGTCCGGGTTTACAGTGATGACTGCTCAGAAGGCGCCGTGCCGTGCAGCTTCGTGCCGTACTGCTCCATGGCCCACGCCCAGCTCTGCTTCCACGGACATCGGGATGCGGTGAAGTTCTTTGTCACAGTTCCAG
- the spag9a gene encoding sperm associated antigen 9a isoform X3 yields MELEDGVVYQDDPGTSAMMSERVSGLASSIYREFERLIGKYDEDVVKELMPLVVAVLENLDSVFADNQEHEVELELLKEDNEQLITQYEREKALRKHAEEKFIEFEDTHEQEKKDLQNHVDRMESHSRQLELKIKNYADQISRLEERELEVKKEYNSLHQRHSEMIHNYMEHVERIKLQQINETSESTTGGRVRRERPLSLGIFPSSGGASVIIPDSHTRVETPGTEGWRFTDSAQLCSNTSLKQLDFVDPQKEREGKRAQDPAWGKSLADDYKDELSNIAGSKLATPISSTLADIQREDGDSKSTEVQVAPGTRSISVGLPDNEENTEVQDIIESTPELDMDLISYKPCSTPTKGIENLAFDRNTDSLFEELSSAGTGLIGDVDEGADLLDLSLIGMGREVENLIQENSQLLETKNALNVVNKDLILKVDELTCEKEVLQGEMEALVLAKNKMEEKNRELEDELKKVRQEIEEVKQKSKDEEDSEVPTAQRKRFTRVEMARVLMERNQYKERLMELQEAVRWTEMIRASRENPALTEKKKSSIWQFFSRLFSSSSSSSAMKTVEDPSKLKYNSPGSLVKRSSTFSQFPTEKSKIFDFMNEGTEQCSSPSHKEKKKAQYRQVKAHMQKEDGRVTVHGWSLPGKHKVANGGQMENKMNLPVPVYLRPLDQKDASMKLWCAAGVNLSGGRMVSSLEVSKQIKGSQSSLDQLEQENKEKGEKEPIVQDEMSSRVWVCMSTSSSTKVMVVDATQPTELLDSFYACNTHVICIASVPGVLDSDYPAGEEVPQDPEASQGDGVSLAGSVASVGSTGSDGTAAADGVTAVPQTASSGVNEQPAEYSATSGSVELSRETSPTEDGVPTAEEATEATEANAGVGEEGEEDQGADPNQPGIYTEHVFTDPLGVGPTDSCPAEAQRGSGQDGELSLPEAMETSDSEVLRMSSALPTMWLGAQNGCLYVHSSVARWRKCLHAIKLKDSILGIVHVKGRVLVALADGTLAIFHRGTDGQWDLTNYHLLDLGRPHHSIRCMTVVHDKVWCGYRNKIYVIQPKAMRIEKSFDAHPRKESQVRQLAWVGDGIWVSIRLDSTLRLFHAHTYQHLQDVDIEPYVSKMLGTGKLGFSFVRITALVVSCTRLWVGTGNGVIISIPLSEANKTTGIVPNRPGSAVRVYSDDCSEGAVPCSFVPYCSMAHAQLCFHGHRDAVKFFVTVPGQAMPPPGSADSGSDDPPSESSDTANSEPKTFLVMSGGEGYIDFRIGDEGSELDGLSEQAGSQPVAPAKAERSHLIVWQVATPHD; encoded by the exons atggagctggaagacggAGTTGTGTACCAGGACGACCCGGGGACATCTGCGATGATGTCGGAGCGGGTCTCGGGCCTGGCCAGCTCCATCTACCGCGAGTTCGAGAGGCTCATCGGGAAGTACGACGAGGACGTGGTGAAGGAGCTGATGCCGCTGGTGGTGGCCGTGCTGGAGAACCTGGACTCGGTGTTCGCGGACAACCAGGAGCACGAAgtggagctggagctgctgaagGAGGACAACGAGCAGCTCATCACCCAGTACGAGCGGGAGAAAGCGCTGAGGAAACATGCGGAGGAG AAGTTCATTGAATTTGAAGACACTCAtgagcaggagaagaaggaCCTGCAGAACCATGTGGACCGGATGGAGTCTCATTCACGGCAACTGGAACTCAAAATCAAGAACTATGCAGACCAGA TCAGCAGGCTGGAAGAGCGAGAGCTGGAAGTGAAGAAGGAATACAACTCTCTGCATCAGCGGCACTCCGAG ATGATCCATAATTACATGGAGCATGTGGAGAGAATCAAATTGCAGCAGATAAATGAAACATCAGAGTCTACGACTGGTGGCCGGGTCAG GAGAGAACGGCCTCTTTCTTTAGGGATTTTCCCCTCCTCTGGCGGAGCATCTGTGATAATCCCAGATTCCCACACCAGAGTGGAGACTCCAGGCACAGAGGGCTGGAGGTTTACTGACTCAGCTCAGCTGTGCTCCAACACTAGTCTGAAG CAGTTGGACTTTGTCGACCCCCAAAAGGAAAGGGAGGGTAAGAGAGCGCAGGACCCTGCTTGGGGAAAATCACTGGCAGACGACTACAAG GATGAACTGTCAAACATCGCTGGCTCCAAACTGGCAACGCCGATATCATCCACGCTTGCAGACATACAGAGAGAAGATGGGGACAGTAAGAGTACAGAGGTCCAGGTTGCACCAGGAACCAGATCCATATCAGTCG GTTTGCCTGACAATGAGGAAAACACAGAGGTGCAGGACATTATTGAGTCCACACCAGAGCTGGACATGGATCTGATTTCTTACAAACCCTGCAG CACTCCCACGAAAGGTATCGAAAACCTGGCATTTGACCGAAACACAGACTCCCTGTTTGAGGAGCTGTCGTCTGCAGGCACGGGGCTCATAGGAGACGTAGACGAAGGGGCCGACCTGCTGG ACCTTAGTTTGATTG GAATGGGTCGCGAAGTCGAGAATCTAATCCAAGAAAATTCACAGCTGCTTGAGACAAA gaaTGCTCTGAATGTGGTTAATAAAGACTTGATCCTGAAAGTGGATGAGTTGACCTGTGAGAAAGAGGTGCTGCAGGGAGAGATGGAGGCTTTGGTACTGGcaaaaaacaagatggaggagaaaaacagagagtTGGAGGATGAACTGAAAAA AGTGAGACAGGAAATAGAGGAAGTGAAGCAGAAAAGCAAGGATGAAGAAGAT AGTGAGGTTCCAACAGCTCAGAGGAAACGCTTCACCAGGGTGGAAATGGCCAGAGTGTTGATGGAGAGGAATCAGTACAAGGAGCGGCTGATGGAGCTCCAGGAAGCTGTGAGGTGGACGGAGATGATCAG GGCTTCGAGAGAAAATCCGGCtctcacagaaaaaaagaaatcgaGCATCTGGCAGTT CTTCAGCAGACTGTTtagctcctcctccagctcctcggCCATGAAGACCGTCGAAGATCCGTCCAAATTAAAGTACAACTCCCCAGGCAGCCTGGTGAAGAGGAGCAGCACCTTCTCACAGTTCCCCACTGAGAAGTCCAAGATATTTGACTTCATGAATGAAGG AACGGAGCAGTGCAGCTCACCCTCGCacaaggagaagaagaaagccCAGTACCGACAGGTTAAGGCCCACATGCAGAAAGAGGACGGCCGGGTTACTGTGCATGGATGGAGCCTGCCGGGCAAACACAAG GTTGCAAATGGAGGgcagatggaaaacaaaatgaacttaCCTGTCCCAGTCTACCTGCGACCTTTGGACCAGAAAGATGCTTCTATGAAG CTGTGGTGCGCTGCAGGGGTCAACCTGTCTGGGGGTCGGATGGTTTCCTCCTTAGAGGTATCGAAGCAGATAAAGGGATCCCAGAGCAGCCTGGACCAGCTGGAGCAAGAGAACAAG GAGAAAGGGGAGAAGGAGCCGATAGTCCAGGATGAGATGTCCAgtcgtgtgtgggtgtgcatgaGCACCAGTTCCTCCACTAAAGTCATGGTAGTGGATGCCACCCAGCCCACTGAGCTGCTTGACAGCTTCTACGCCTGCAACACACATGTGATTTGCATCGCTAGCGTACCGG GAGTGTTGGATTCAGATTACCCTGCAGGGGAGGAGGTCCCCCAGGACCCAGAGGCCAGTCAAGGGGATGGGGTTTCGCTGGCCGGCAGCGTGGCCAGTGTGGGCTCAACGGGCAGCGACGGGACGGCGGCAGCTGATGGTGTCACCGCCGTTCCTCAGACGGCGAGCTCAGGTGTCAATGAGCAGCCAGCGGAGTACAGCGCCACTTCAGGCTCAG TTGAATTGTCCAGAGAGACAAGCCCAACAGAGGATGGGGTCCCTACTGCCGAAGAGGCAACAGAAGCGACGGAGGCCAACGCCGGTGTTGgtgaggaaggagaggaggatCAGGGAGCAGATCCAAACCAGCCGGGGATTTACACTGAACACGTGTTTACAGACCCTCTGGGGGTGGGGCCCACTGACTCCTGTCCTGCTGAAGCACAGAG GGGTTCTGGGCAGGACGGTGAGCTTTCCCTACCAGAAGCCATGGAAACGTCAGATAGTGAAGTCCTGAGGATGAGCAGCGCTCTTCCAACCATGTGGCTGGGAGCTCAGAACGGATG CCTGTATGTCCACTCGTCTGTGGCTCGATGGAGAAAGTGTCTTCATGCCATCAAGCTCAAAGACTCCATCCTCGGCATTGT GCATGTTAAAGGGAGGGTGCTGGTAGCTTTGGCTGATGGGACATTAGCAATTTTCCACAGAGGAACTG ACGGTCAGTGGGATCTGACCAACTACCACCTGTTGGATTTGGGGCGGCCGCATCACTCTATCCGCTGCATGACGGTAGTCCATGACAAGGTGTGGTGTGGCTACAGAAATAAGATCTACGTCATCCAGCCCAAAGCCATGAGGATAGAG aaatctttTGATGCTCATCCTCGAAAAGAGAGTCAGGTGCGCCAACTGGCTTGGGTTGGAGACGGCATCTGGGTGTCCATCCGACTGGATTCAACCCTGCGCTTGTTTCACGCCCACACCTACCAGCACCTGCAAGACGTGGACATTGAGCCTTACGTCAGCAAAATGCTGG GTACCGGTAAACTGGGCTTCTCTTTTGTGAGAATCACAGCTCTGGTGGTTTCCTGCACCCGACTGTGGGTGGGAACAGGAAATGGAGTCATCATCTCCATCCCATTATCTGAAG CTAATAAGACCACAGGTATAGTGCCAAATCGCCCTGGCAGTGCTGTCCGGGTTTACAGTGATGACTGCTCAGAAGGCGCCGTGCCGTGCAGCTTCGTGCCGTACTGCTCCATGGCCCACGCCCAGCTCTGCTTCCACGGACATCGGGATGCGGTGAAGTTCTTTGTCACAGTTCCAG
- the spag9a gene encoding sperm associated antigen 9a isoform X1 produces the protein MELEDGVVYQDDPGTSAMMSERVSGLASSIYREFERLIGKYDEDVVKELMPLVVAVLENLDSVFADNQEHEVELELLKEDNEQLITQYEREKALRKHAEEKFIEFEDTHEQEKKDLQNHVDRMESHSRQLELKIKNYADQISRLEERELEVKKEYNSLHQRHSEMIHNYMEHVERIKLQQINETSESTTGGRVRRERPLSLGIFPSSGGASVIIPDSHTRVETPGTEGWRFTDSAQLCSNTSLKQLDFVDPQKEREGKRAQDPAWGKSLADDYKDELSNIAGSKLATPISSTLADIQREDGDSKSTEVQVAPGTRSISVGLPDNEENTEVQDIIESTPELDMDLISYKPCSTPTKGIENLAFDRNTDSLFEELSSAGTGLIGDVDEGADLLDLSLIGMGREVENLIQENSQLLETKNALNVVNKDLILKVDELTCEKEVLQGEMEALVLAKNKMEEKNRELEDELKKVRQEIEEVKQKSKDEEDSEVPTAQRKRFTRVEMARVLMERNQYKERLMELQEAVRWTEMIRASRENPALTEKKKSSIWQFFSRLFSSSSSSSAMKTVEDPSKLKYNSPGSLVKRSSTFSQFPTEKSKIFDFMNEGTEQCSSPSHKEKKKAQYRQVKAHMQKEDGRVTVHGWSLPGKHKVANGGQMENKMNLPVPVYLRPLDQKDASMKLWCAAGVNLSGGRMVSSLEVSKQIKGSQSSLDQLEQENKQEKGEKEPIVQDEMSSRVWVCMSTSSSTKVMVVDATQPTELLDSFYACNTHVICIASVPGVLDSDYPAGEEVPQDPEASQGDGVSLAGSVASVGSTGSDGTAAADGVTAVPQTASSGVNEQPAEYSATSGSVELSRETSPTEDGVPTAEEATEATEANAGVGEEGEEDQGADPNQPGIYTEHVFTDPLGVGPTDSCPAEAQRGSGQDGELSLPEAMETSDSEVLRMSSALPTMWLGAQNGCLYVHSSVARWRKCLHAIKLKDSILGIVHVKGRVLVALADGTLAIFHRGTDGQWDLTNYHLLDLGRPHHSIRCMTVVHDKVWCGYRNKIYVIQPKAMRIEKSFDAHPRKESQVRQLAWVGDGIWVSIRLDSTLRLFHAHTYQHLQDVDIEPYVSKMLGTGKLGFSFVRITALVVSCTRLWVGTGNGVIISIPLSEANKTTGIVPNRPGSAVRVYSDDCSEGAVPCSFVPYCSMAHAQLCFHGHRDAVKFFVTVPGQAMPPPGSADSGSDDPPSESSDTANSEPKTFLVMSGGEGYIDFRIGDEGSELDGLSEQAGSQPVAPAKAERSHLIVWQVATPHD, from the exons atggagctggaagacggAGTTGTGTACCAGGACGACCCGGGGACATCTGCGATGATGTCGGAGCGGGTCTCGGGCCTGGCCAGCTCCATCTACCGCGAGTTCGAGAGGCTCATCGGGAAGTACGACGAGGACGTGGTGAAGGAGCTGATGCCGCTGGTGGTGGCCGTGCTGGAGAACCTGGACTCGGTGTTCGCGGACAACCAGGAGCACGAAgtggagctggagctgctgaagGAGGACAACGAGCAGCTCATCACCCAGTACGAGCGGGAGAAAGCGCTGAGGAAACATGCGGAGGAG AAGTTCATTGAATTTGAAGACACTCAtgagcaggagaagaaggaCCTGCAGAACCATGTGGACCGGATGGAGTCTCATTCACGGCAACTGGAACTCAAAATCAAGAACTATGCAGACCAGA TCAGCAGGCTGGAAGAGCGAGAGCTGGAAGTGAAGAAGGAATACAACTCTCTGCATCAGCGGCACTCCGAG ATGATCCATAATTACATGGAGCATGTGGAGAGAATCAAATTGCAGCAGATAAATGAAACATCAGAGTCTACGACTGGTGGCCGGGTCAG GAGAGAACGGCCTCTTTCTTTAGGGATTTTCCCCTCCTCTGGCGGAGCATCTGTGATAATCCCAGATTCCCACACCAGAGTGGAGACTCCAGGCACAGAGGGCTGGAGGTTTACTGACTCAGCTCAGCTGTGCTCCAACACTAGTCTGAAG CAGTTGGACTTTGTCGACCCCCAAAAGGAAAGGGAGGGTAAGAGAGCGCAGGACCCTGCTTGGGGAAAATCACTGGCAGACGACTACAAG GATGAACTGTCAAACATCGCTGGCTCCAAACTGGCAACGCCGATATCATCCACGCTTGCAGACATACAGAGAGAAGATGGGGACAGTAAGAGTACAGAGGTCCAGGTTGCACCAGGAACCAGATCCATATCAGTCG GTTTGCCTGACAATGAGGAAAACACAGAGGTGCAGGACATTATTGAGTCCACACCAGAGCTGGACATGGATCTGATTTCTTACAAACCCTGCAG CACTCCCACGAAAGGTATCGAAAACCTGGCATTTGACCGAAACACAGACTCCCTGTTTGAGGAGCTGTCGTCTGCAGGCACGGGGCTCATAGGAGACGTAGACGAAGGGGCCGACCTGCTGG ACCTTAGTTTGATTG GAATGGGTCGCGAAGTCGAGAATCTAATCCAAGAAAATTCACAGCTGCTTGAGACAAA gaaTGCTCTGAATGTGGTTAATAAAGACTTGATCCTGAAAGTGGATGAGTTGACCTGTGAGAAAGAGGTGCTGCAGGGAGAGATGGAGGCTTTGGTACTGGcaaaaaacaagatggaggagaaaaacagagagtTGGAGGATGAACTGAAAAA AGTGAGACAGGAAATAGAGGAAGTGAAGCAGAAAAGCAAGGATGAAGAAGAT AGTGAGGTTCCAACAGCTCAGAGGAAACGCTTCACCAGGGTGGAAATGGCCAGAGTGTTGATGGAGAGGAATCAGTACAAGGAGCGGCTGATGGAGCTCCAGGAAGCTGTGAGGTGGACGGAGATGATCAG GGCTTCGAGAGAAAATCCGGCtctcacagaaaaaaagaaatcgaGCATCTGGCAGTT CTTCAGCAGACTGTTtagctcctcctccagctcctcggCCATGAAGACCGTCGAAGATCCGTCCAAATTAAAGTACAACTCCCCAGGCAGCCTGGTGAAGAGGAGCAGCACCTTCTCACAGTTCCCCACTGAGAAGTCCAAGATATTTGACTTCATGAATGAAGG AACGGAGCAGTGCAGCTCACCCTCGCacaaggagaagaagaaagccCAGTACCGACAGGTTAAGGCCCACATGCAGAAAGAGGACGGCCGGGTTACTGTGCATGGATGGAGCCTGCCGGGCAAACACAAG GTTGCAAATGGAGGgcagatggaaaacaaaatgaacttaCCTGTCCCAGTCTACCTGCGACCTTTGGACCAGAAAGATGCTTCTATGAAG CTGTGGTGCGCTGCAGGGGTCAACCTGTCTGGGGGTCGGATGGTTTCCTCCTTAGAGGTATCGAAGCAGATAAAGGGATCCCAGAGCAGCCTGGACCAGCTGGAGCAAGAGAACAAG CAGGAGAAAGGGGAGAAGGAGCCGATAGTCCAGGATGAGATGTCCAgtcgtgtgtgggtgtgcatgaGCACCAGTTCCTCCACTAAAGTCATGGTAGTGGATGCCACCCAGCCCACTGAGCTGCTTGACAGCTTCTACGCCTGCAACACACATGTGATTTGCATCGCTAGCGTACCGG GAGTGTTGGATTCAGATTACCCTGCAGGGGAGGAGGTCCCCCAGGACCCAGAGGCCAGTCAAGGGGATGGGGTTTCGCTGGCCGGCAGCGTGGCCAGTGTGGGCTCAACGGGCAGCGACGGGACGGCGGCAGCTGATGGTGTCACCGCCGTTCCTCAGACGGCGAGCTCAGGTGTCAATGAGCAGCCAGCGGAGTACAGCGCCACTTCAGGCTCAG TTGAATTGTCCAGAGAGACAAGCCCAACAGAGGATGGGGTCCCTACTGCCGAAGAGGCAACAGAAGCGACGGAGGCCAACGCCGGTGTTGgtgaggaaggagaggaggatCAGGGAGCAGATCCAAACCAGCCGGGGATTTACACTGAACACGTGTTTACAGACCCTCTGGGGGTGGGGCCCACTGACTCCTGTCCTGCTGAAGCACAGAG GGGTTCTGGGCAGGACGGTGAGCTTTCCCTACCAGAAGCCATGGAAACGTCAGATAGTGAAGTCCTGAGGATGAGCAGCGCTCTTCCAACCATGTGGCTGGGAGCTCAGAACGGATG CCTGTATGTCCACTCGTCTGTGGCTCGATGGAGAAAGTGTCTTCATGCCATCAAGCTCAAAGACTCCATCCTCGGCATTGT GCATGTTAAAGGGAGGGTGCTGGTAGCTTTGGCTGATGGGACATTAGCAATTTTCCACAGAGGAACTG ACGGTCAGTGGGATCTGACCAACTACCACCTGTTGGATTTGGGGCGGCCGCATCACTCTATCCGCTGCATGACGGTAGTCCATGACAAGGTGTGGTGTGGCTACAGAAATAAGATCTACGTCATCCAGCCCAAAGCCATGAGGATAGAG aaatctttTGATGCTCATCCTCGAAAAGAGAGTCAGGTGCGCCAACTGGCTTGGGTTGGAGACGGCATCTGGGTGTCCATCCGACTGGATTCAACCCTGCGCTTGTTTCACGCCCACACCTACCAGCACCTGCAAGACGTGGACATTGAGCCTTACGTCAGCAAAATGCTGG GTACCGGTAAACTGGGCTTCTCTTTTGTGAGAATCACAGCTCTGGTGGTTTCCTGCACCCGACTGTGGGTGGGAACAGGAAATGGAGTCATCATCTCCATCCCATTATCTGAAG CTAATAAGACCACAGGTATAGTGCCAAATCGCCCTGGCAGTGCTGTCCGGGTTTACAGTGATGACTGCTCAGAAGGCGCCGTGCCGTGCAGCTTCGTGCCGTACTGCTCCATGGCCCACGCCCAGCTCTGCTTCCACGGACATCGGGATGCGGTGAAGTTCTTTGTCACAGTTCCAG